AATGACATAGGGAATCTGCTGATCGCTGAAACCGGCCATCTGAAAAATGCCGCCGTACTGGACTTCGCACAGAAACGCCGTCTTGTCGCCCTGGGCGGCAGTCACAGTCACGCCCAGCACCACCTGCCAGCGGTTATCACCGATGTTTTCGGCGCGTTGTGACAGATTGACGTTGATGTCGGGCTGCCCGGCATTCTGGTCGAGCTCGAGTACCGACGGCGCCTCGAAAGAGGCGTCCTTGAGGTAGACGTGCTGAACGGCCAACTGGGCCTCGCGTGGTTCGTTGGTTGGCTGAGCGCCGGCTGCGCCGGCCTGGTTTTCTTCGCTCATGATCTGATTGGATTCCTGTGAGTTGAATGAATGGATTGCGCTGCGATCAGGCGTCGGTGCCGGTCTTGTCGGCCTGTCGGCGATTCTTGCGCTTGCCCTTGCCGCCCGGAGCGTTCCTGGCTGCCCCCTTGTGTCGCGTGACCGGCTGCTGATCGCTGATCCACTGCGCCAGCCCGCCGTTGAGGACGTAGACCTGGCCAAAGCCCTTACGGGTCAGACGTGTGGCCATCTGTGGCGACACCTGACCGTTCTTGCAATAGATCAGAACCGGACGATCACGGTACTTGTCGAGCCGCTGATCACCGGCTTCGAGCTGCGACGGCGGCAGGTGCAGCGCGCCGGCAATATGGCCCTTGGCGTAGTCGCTGCTGTTGGAGACATCGACGATCAACGGCTCCTGGCGGTTGATGATCTGTACCGCTTCCAGCGTGCCCAGCTCGTGCCACTTGCGCAGCTTGCGGCTGATCTCGTAGAAGATCCAGGCTACCGCCACGGCGGCGAACAGGCCGCTGAGCAACAGGTTGTTGCCGACAAACTCGATCAGCTGATCCATGAACGTCATTCGGCTCGGGTCAAACCCGTTATTATCGCTGATCTGGCCGTGCGTTGCCAGCATCACGGCCAACGCGTGTGGGATAATGAGCACTTCGATCGCAGTCCGAGAGACCCCCTATGG
This DNA window, taken from Pseudomonadota bacterium, encodes the following:
- the secB gene encoding protein-export chaperone SecB, encoding MSEENQAGAAGAQPTNEPREAQLAVQHVYLKDASFEAPSVLELDQNAGQPDINVNLSQRAENIGDNRWQVVLGVTVTAAQGDKTAFLCEVQYGGIFQMAGFSDQQIPYVINVLCPNVLFPYNRNQVASMVTAGGFYMPPLQPVNFETIFRQRLEEARQQGEQGDSAGETPPQPSSH
- a CDS encoding rhodanese-like domain-containing protein, producing MDQLIEFVGNNLLLSGLFAAVAVAWIFYEISRKLRKWHELGTLEAVQIINRQEPLIVDVSNSSDYAKGHIAGALHLPPSQLEAGDQRLDKYRDRPVLIYCKNGQVSPQMATRLTRKGFGQVYVLNGGLAQWISDQQPVTRHKGAARNAPGGKGKRKNRRQADKTGTDA